cagCAGAACCTCCAGCCCTTGGGATTCCAGCCctcgttccttccttccttctcgaaGCGGCTAACTGCTTTTCTGTCTCTTGCTCGTGGACCTGAGCAGTTGGAAGGAGAAGATGGAGCGTGACGCGGCAAACACTCACCACGAGGACCTGACCGACGAGGAGGACGAAGGTGATGCTGTCCTGGTGGAGCATCAGACGGATTCTGCCGTGGAGATGTGCGCACCGGTGGACCAACTGTACAAGGATGGCATCCTCACCGTGGGTTGTGTGGGTGAGTTGGCACAACCGGAGCATTGGGCTTTTAACGTGGTCGATGCAGTGGGTGGTAACCGCTGGAAACCAGCAGCTCCCTCCCTTGTCTTTAAGGAGCCCATGTTTTCCTTGCCGAGAAAACAGGGCCATCCATGCAGTGCACTTGGTTACCACCAGATGGCAGTGCTGCAGAAACCCCATCGCTCAACTTGTTTAAAGTTTAAAATAATGTTAAACTGTTCCTGCTTCCTGGCACGTCTCCATCCTCGTCCCTCCTCTTTTCTCCACACACAGGCATGTTTCTAACGGGGGTCACTAGGTGGCAGTCAGGAGCAGCAAGCCGGGCTCGTTCCTTTCGGTCTCCCACCCAGGGGCACTGAGGCTAAATGTCGCTCCCCTACTGACACTCTGCCTGAGgctaactaactcagcacagaccggggATTGAAGCTGGGTCatcgtggtgtgtgtgtgtgtgtgtgtgtgtgtgtgtgtgtaccacctcaggctgggcactgACTTACTGAGCCACTgcggtaaaagaaaagaaagacttgcatttatatagcgcctttgacaacctcaggacgtcccaaagtgcgtcACAGTCAAagaaagtacttttagagtgtagtcactgttgtaatgtgggaaacacggcacagcaagctcccacagacagcactgtgatagtgaccagataatctgtttttgtgatgttgattgagggataaatattggcctggacaccggggataactcccctgctcttctaaagtagtgacatgggatcttttacacccactggagagagcagacggggcctcggtttaacgtctcatccaaaagacaccacctccgacagtgcagcactccctcagcactgcatggaagtgtcagcctagattttgtgctcaagtctctgcagtgagacttgaacccacgacctttagttatgttaaacctgtatcgaaccttggttggaccacacttagagtactgtgcactggtcaccacattatacaaaggatatagaggcactggagagggtgcagagaagatttacaaggatgataccagaaatgcgagggtatacatatcaggaaaggatgaacaggctgggtctcttttctgatGAAAAAAAgttggctgaggggtgacctaatagaggtctttaaaattaggaaaggttttgatagagtggatccaGAGAATGTTTCACTTGTGGGGTAGAACATAACTaggggccatcgatataagataggcaccaagaaatccaatcgggaattccgcagaaaattctttacccagagagtggtgagaatgtggaactcactaccacagggagtggttgaagcgaatagtatcgatacatttaaggggagtctGGAACAACATatgcgggagaagggaatagagggttatgctgatagagttagatgaggaaagacggaggaggctcgagtggagcataaacaccggcatggactggttgggccgaatggcctgtttctgtgccgtgtatccgaTATAATCCTATGACCTTCGGACTCTGAGaccagagtgcgacccactgagccacggctgaccactAAATGGGCAGACCATTCACCTCCCACCTCACTGAGTCACTTGTCCTGTTTCTGAAGATTGCCGTTTTGCCTCCCTCTCGCTCTAGATTCTGGCCGGGATTTACCCCATCGCACAGATCCAGGAGCCTTACACCTCCGTCGGTTACCTGGCCGCGAGGATCCCCGTGCAGAAGCTGCTGAAGCTCAAGCCCCCTGACGTGGAGGAGGACAGGCCCGGGGAGCAGGCCGAGACCAGGTTCACGGCCTGGGACATCTGTGAAGGTAACTGGACGGTGAGATCAGCAGTCGGGGAATTGTGGGCTGGGACAAAGGGGAGAAGAGGCTGTTTACTAGTTATTGTTAAATAATCTGTGAGGTGAAAAGCTTTTTTGGGCCTTGCGTCTTGTATTAATACTGAGCTCCAGGCTGGACCTGGGCTGAGAATTGATGCCTTTCTGACGTACACCGTCTGTCCTTTGTCACCTTACAGCCTGGGCGGAGAAGAGGGGCTACAAGACGACTAAAGCTGCCCGGAATGAGGTGTACCGGATGGCCAACAGCATCCTTCCATTGACTGACTGTGGACgggggcctttgacaggatatcgcacacgtacctgatggacgtgctctccaaaatggggtttggggagggtatccgcaatttcatccaactgctctacagagacatcagtaatgcagttctaatcaacgggtgggaaactgaaagctttccgatcagatctggagtcaggcaaggctgtcctctctcgtctgtcttgtttgtgtgttgtatcgggccctttgccgagtccatcaggaaggatgcgggcattagaggggtgacgatcccaggcagcggaggtgctcaggtcaagacctccctgtacatggatgacgtggccgtcttttgctcggatccgcagtcggtccgcagattgctcacaatctgcaaccagtttgaactggcctcgggagcaaaggtcaatcgcagcaaaagcgaggccatgttctttggcaactgggccgaccgatcctttattcccttcaccgtgaagccagattacctgaaggtgttgggaatatggttcggagcggacgcaaaatggaccatgtccgcag
The DNA window shown above is from Pristiophorus japonicus isolate sPriJap1 chromosome 19, sPriJap1.hap1, whole genome shotgun sequence and carries:
- the LOC139230135 gene encoding guanine nucleotide-binding protein-like 1; its protein translation is MLSWWSIRRILPWRCAHRWTNCTRMASSPWVVWILAGIYPIAQIQEPYTSVGYLAARIPVQKLLKLKPPDVEEDRPGEQAETRFTAWDICEAWAEKRGYKTTKAARNEVYRMANSILPLTDCGRGPLTGYRTRT